In Procambarus clarkii isolate CNS0578487 chromosome 13, FALCON_Pclarkii_2.0, whole genome shotgun sequence, the following are encoded in one genomic region:
- the LOC138364253 gene encoding uncharacterized protein, whose amino-acid sequence MDIPLPDEIPLPGGVRPPRGPPRGPPPPMRQGGGMLANPRPTQILLPPGPPPDMSVPPPIFNIPPPFMTTPPPRLPGPPPMFGRMPGDIFPPPVAERYSPSRVTADDDDRDPPELPPIPSVSLPVTVPSHLTSTASISSTTVTTADVKTSSLNSTTSSTDITSSTSVLSLDTPLGTTTK is encoded by the exons ATGGACATACCCCTGCCAGATGAGATCCCTCTCCCTGGTGGGGTTAGACCACCAAGAGGACCACCGAGAGGACCACCACCTCCtatgagacagggaggaggaatgCTTGCCAACCCTAGACCAACTCAGATCCTTTTACCTCCTGGCCCACCACCAGATATGTCGGTGCCACCGCCCATATTCAACATACCACCGCCATTCATGACCACTCCGCCTCCACGACTGCCAGGACCACCTCCTATGTTCGGTAGAATGCCTGGGGATATCTTTCCTCCTCCCGTTGCAGAAAG ATACTCACCTAGCCGTGTAACTGCAGACGACGATGATAGGGACCCTCCGGAACTTCCTCCAATCCCTAGTGTTTCTCTCCCTGTCACAGTTCCTTCTCATCTGACTTCTACAGCTTCTATTTCATCTACTACTGTTACTACAGCTGATGTTAAGACTTCTTCACTTAATTCTACTACTAGTTCTACCGACATTACTTCCTCCACTTCTGTATTATCATTAGATACCCCTCTTGGCACTACAACTAAATGA